The DNA window TCTGAGCTTGATCGGGCACCGACTGTTGCTCCAGCAGATCTTGCAACCCAGAAATCGGAAGGCTTTCAGAAGTTTTACAACTCTGTTGTTTCCCCTACCCATGTTCGGGTCACTGCTGGTGGCCGAATCGTGCCTAACACTCGAGGGCCTCACTCTCCTACAACCAAATGGAGCCGCGAGCGAAGCTCGATCGATGGACAGAGCCAGGCTCGTAACATGAATGGTAACCAGCCTGAGGGCGTTGCTTATCCTGTTCTTCCTCCTAGCTGGGGCCACTTTGCTCCCATGGTTCCTCCACATGCTCCAGGGACTTTACCAGGAATGGCACTTCGACCTGAAGGGATGCCTTTTATGCCTCCTCCTATGGGTTACAACTTGGCTCCCATTTCATACAGTCAGTTTCCTACCACTGGTCTTCCCATGCAGCTCCCGagtcaagctgcttcttATGGCAAGCTTCCGGACGCGGGTATGGAACAGGCACGAAATGTTCACCTCTCTCCTACCGATCAGTTCGACAACTCCCGACCATTTCTCTACAACGGACAGTGGTGGATCGCAAATGGAGGTACTCTATACCCTATCAGCATGCCGCCTCAGATGAGCTTTGCATCCCCTGTTGTCCCCAGTCCATCGGCTCCTCGCCCCAGTGTTGATTTCAACGCAGCTCCTGCTAGATATGGACACCCATCGTCACGACAGCCTGAGCAATTACCTCTTCGCTTACAGAATGAGCCTTCGCGCTCCGCCAGTCCTCCAGTGTCGTCAATTCGTCCGAGCTCGATTACCCAGAAGCAGCTTGAGGTTCTTCGCAGTCAAAAACGCTACCATCAAGACCAACTTCGGTACAACAAGCACCAGATCGATGTTCGAGACATGGAAGAGCAGCTTGAGAACATTTGCCGCGAGATTGAGCATTTCGAGCGCATGCTGACGACTCAGCTCGAGTTCGAGTCCAGGAAGTATCCCCCAGAGGTCGTGTCTCCTAACGGACCGCCTTCCAACTCATCCAATGACTATGGCAATAGCAACAGCGAGTCCGACGGCCTAAACGCTGTAAATGCAGTGCATCTCTCGGGCTTCGGGAATAAATCGACGGTCGACGAGACTGGTGGCACCTTTCCACAAATTGCGAGTGTTCAAAGCCGGCTGCAAATCACGGCAGACCCTTCGGCCAAGAACTTCAGCAATGCGTCGAAGAATAACGATGTACAACAGCGTAAGCCATCAAGCCTTCCGATCCATGCTGCTTTGGCGCCTGTCTTCCAGCCGCGCTCAGATCTATCGACTTCCGCTATCGCACCCACTGAggtggaagaagtcgacgAGGGGGCACAGATCCGGCAATACGAACGCATGTACAAGAACGCTGAGGGCTGGCGAACGTTCTTCAGGAACAAGCTCCATGCTGACAAGAGTATGGGTCCTCCCTATCTCATTGGGAAGCTCAAGCCAGGAGTCCGGCCAGAAAACGCCAGAGACACTGATTATGTGTACGATCGTGAGCTGACACCAGAGGAGGAGCGTGCCCGCTTCACATATTGGGGACGAGCACCTTTTATCTTCGAGAATGGACTCCCTCTGTATGACGGCAAGAATTTCTATCCGCCCTGCGTTATCAAGGAGGAGCCTGTTGGCGCTGATGAGTCTGTTCCGCAAAACGCCTTTGGGCCAGATGAGTCAAAGACGCCGCCTATGAAGCCCAATGAGGTTGATCCCTTCCATGCTGTCTCCCAAGCTACCAGGCCTTCTGCCCGTTACGCTTTTGATGATGCTACTCGCTCTGAGTCTTTGCATCGTACCGACGACTCTCTCCACGCAAGCTCAACCTCCGAGGTGCCACGATCTGAATCCCACGCTGCTCATTCTGGAAGTCGATACCTGGAATTTCGCCGTGCGATCAATGAGCGTCCACGAATCCCGAGTGAGAAGTTACGTGCTAGAGCTTCAGACGACTCGGGTGACGAAGAGGgcaatcttctcttcaaaGGGCGCCGGGTTGATCGAGATGCGAGGTATGTGAATACTATACTACTCAGTGTGACCGATGCTAAGTTCGTTACAGCAAGTATCCGAAAGACATCTGGTCCACGATGCGAAAAAATGGGAAAACGAGCGCGAACGTAGTTGCAGGACAAGTCTCCCCTATGACTGCCCAAGGCGTGCTGCCTCATTACGCTGGGCATGCCACTGCATCCTTAACTCCTGCAGTTACGACCAACTCTCGTGGTAATAGTGCCAAGCTGGGAGACGTGAACGCTTCCCCAACAGGAAACATCACTGTCGGAAGACGTGAAGAGAACAGACCGCcccttgaacttcttgatcAACAACTGCGCGGCGTCAGCCTTCAGGACAAGAGCCACCATGGGTTCTCTACTCGCTGAACAACCTTTCTCTCGCATTCTTCCTTGACAACCTTTCCAATTTCTTGGGCGCGGGACTATCGACGATGCCGCAGCTTCCTTGCTTTCGATAAGCATCAGCCATTGCTCTTATGATTACAATTTGTATTGCTTACTACACAGCTTCGTTCACATGCTACTTATGGTCAAAGTGTGGCCTCACAGTCCACCACAGCCGGTGGCCTTTGCATTTGGTTGAATCGATCAACGCTTAATCAGATAAAGCGCCCATCACAGACGCGCAGGCAACATCAGTGTTAGAATCATGTTAGGATTTCGAGGGTCATGGACAGGCGTCAAAAAGTTTGCCTTTATGTGCAGAATAGGTGCTAGATGGATCATTCTCATCCGGGGCATGGATTATGTTCATAGGACTCTATGTTAGATACGTTTGCTCACAAATATTTGCTAGCTATCAGACTCCTCTTTGCACTATGTGAAAGAAACCCCTCAGGGAGTTTGATATGCGGCCTTGACTGGTTTGACTTACAAAAGAATTCGCTGATTATCCACCGATTTGATGGTCGTTTCTTATTTCTCAACCTCCCTGGTACAACACCTCCCAGTGAGGATTCCACGACTGGTAGCGAGATAAGACTTTTGGGGACAAGCCAAGGGTGAAATCTGATGGATGAGAAAAGAATAATGTTTGATTGCATAATcctataaaaaaaaataccTCGAGGCTAAATAAAAGCATGTACCTCACCTTCAAATTTCCAGCCTCATTGGCATCTCGGCGAAAATCTTCTAGGGAGAACAGGACCCCATGATAGTAGTTGGGTCCTGTCGGGTTTACTCTTCGCTAGACGTATACCTCGAAAACCATAGATCTTAGTGGTTGACGCGGAGATATCCTAGCGGTGGATGAAGTGAAATCTACGACTTACCGCGCAGAGGCACCCAAGTGCGACTCAAGTCTACGACAGACGGGCATTGAATTGAATGCGTCTGATGGTGTTTGTGTTAGCATCCTACGAGAGGACAGATGGGTCAGCCACCTGTCCGACATAACATCACGAGGAGACTCGCGAATGTGCATGTGGGGAGAGCAGGTCAAGACTTCGGGATAAACCTCCCATGGAGCATTTCACCAGTTGAGTGAAATGGCCATTGAGAACCCTAAAAATTCTCAATTCATCTACCCTGCTGTAGACCAGGTACCGTGCGGTTAGAAAGAAGGCACGTAGGTATCGTAAAAACGCCGGAGTAAAATACCCATTTCCTCATCAACTTTTGCCCTTTGAGTTGCTCACATTCATGTCGTGATTATGTGAGTGGTGAAAAATGAAAAGATTCGTCCTCGCCAGGGAGGAGAGGTTTGATCATGTCGTCTTGAAAGTTTTGGTGGTTTGGTTTTTGTTATTGCTCGACTAAGTTCATCGCTTAAGCGGTGACCTTGTTGTTGGCAGCAAGCTCACGGCCAACCTTGGAGCGGGCCAGGATGTCCTCACGatccttgtcaagcttgagcttggtgatgacaacGTTGGAGGGGTGGATGCCCAGAGGAACGGACTGGCCGTTGGCCTTGTCGCGGGTGATACGCTCAATGTGGACAACGTACTTGAGACGGTACACGGAGGTGATCTTGCCCTCACGGCCCTTGTTGGAGCCACGGACAATGGTGACCTCGTCGTCCTTTCGGATGGGGATGGAGCGGACCTGTGTAATGTTAGGGGCGTGAAAGTTTTGGTAGGGTGTCATTGAGACTCACATTGTACTTCTCACGGAGCTCCTTGGAGAGGGGAGCGCTCATGATGACACGGCGCTGGTCAGAGGGAGCCTTGAAGTGAGCGGCACGGCTCTTGCGTCGAGAAGACGAAACGTCTAATTGAGGTCAGAATAACATGAAATGCGATTTGTGCATAGAGAGAAACTCACTGGTGCTGACTTTGACCATTTTGTCGGTGGTTGGCGAGGACGACGCTGGTGAGTTAGTTGAGCGTTGGGCGATGAAGAACGGATTGACAGAACGAAAGAAAATTTCGAAGAAATGTGTGCGGAATTTTGATGACTTTGTGGGGGCCACGTGATCGAATTAACGAGACAGGGGGATCTGCTCCATTTAAGCTCGAGAAAATGGGATGGGAGAATTGGCTGAGTCAGCGGTTGCGGGCCGCATTTACTGCATTGGGGCATTGGAACGCCGTTTTCTTTGCAGGTATCGGCATCAAGTTgatggatgagatgagaagaatttGCATGATGTCGGAGGCTAATGGCACATGGGGAAAAATCCGATTCTTTGGGGGGAGAAGGGTTGACCGGAAAGAAGTGTTGATCCATTGAAATGAGTCCGTGTGACAGAGTCATAGTCTTCAAGGTTACAGCCATGTGTAGTCCGAGATAGCTGCACGGTATGCATATATTTTACAAGAGGAGCGTATTGTACATCCAATCCAACACATCTGTCCCATCTATGCAGACATAGGTCTCTGGAATCGTCCATTGTTATCGTATCTTGCTTCTGTAAGGGCTGTTAGCATTTCTGTCTTCCTTATGAAACCTGAACAACGTACTGAAGAAGGTGTAACTCAATGTCACAGTCTCTACGCCCTTCATGTTCATATCATTGAGCAGATCAGGATCCAAGTAGAAGAAGACGGGCATGTCCACGGTCTCGCCCGCATTGAGACGCTGCTCCTCGAAGCAGAAACACTGGATCTTACTGAAGTACGGCGCACACTGAGCAGGCGTCACACTGTAGGTAGCAACTCCGATGATATCCTGGTCACTTTTGTTGGTGGCTTTGTAGAAAGCCAGAGCAGTCTCACCGGGGAGGACTCGCACCTCTCGCTGTTGAGGGACGAACTTCCAGGGCAGGACATCGGAGACAGAGGCGCTGAAAGTGACTTTGATTCGCTTGGCGTCTTTGACGGGCACGAGTCGGCTTGCGAGATCGCCTTCATCACCAGATCCTGGACCGCCGTGGGCACGTATAGGCTGACCACCCCAGCCGGTAGTCTGGCAGATCTTCAAGTGCGTTAGAAGAGCATCGCGACATTGAGAAGGGGGGCTCTCACCATCTTGTACAAGGGCACAGAGCCATAAGTGAGAGTCACAAATCCGAGAATTGTACTCAAGACATAGTACCTGATAATCGTAAGCCGCGACCTCTCCAATCCCATGTTCAATCGTACGCTACGgtcctgttcttcttgctATAATGCGCACGAATCTCGTCCATCGTCGGTGTATAGGGCTGTCCGGTGCGGGCGTTATTCGATGCATTGCGGGCAAAGTTGAAGGCATTTCGCTGGAGCTTCGGCCGGGCATTCTGGCAGAAGAAACATGACCATTGTGAAGAAGCCGCTCGGGCTGAGCTTCTCGCGAGTCGAGGGGCTACGTTCATGGTCAATTGGGGGGCCAATTGATGgttttgttggtggtgaggcGTAGATATTGAGTCGGCTGATGCTTGGAGGATTTCTTGCTGACGTCGGGGATCGGGATGTGTAATGCCCGATGGTGGGAAGTGAGCTACCCTGTGGAAGAAGGCCGATTTGATCATGAAGTTTTTGGCATGTTTGGCAATTGCTTAATTTCGTATATCGCATTTGGTATTTACTGAATTGCCACTTGTTCCTATTTATTGGGTTCAAATGAATCACTTGACTTTACATCATAGCTGAATAACTCGGTTGGTAGCATTTGCAGATAAAGTTCTTCAGGCTAGTGACGATGCGAATAGCTGTTTTCAAATCTCAAAAGAGAATACATGTTTCTTCACTTGTCGTATTATTCTTTGCCTGCCTGTCCTCTGATAAATCTCTCCTTTGATAGAACATCGATTCTTCACTGTGTCAAGTATCTATGCCGTGTAGCCGTTAACTGCCGGGGGACTTTGAGTTCAGCTTACTCAACTGAATGGTTAACTTAATAGTACCTACCATAAAAGGACAACTCATCCGCTTGCGGTCCCTGAAACTACTGTATGTCACCCCGAAGCACGTGCCAATTCAGGTAGTACTTAGAGATCTTCCATGATCATCTTTTAGCAGCAGGTTCGGCATTGTCTGTGGGCCATGCCATGAATCCCTGCTTCAATGGCTGCAATCATTAGCTCGTTCGTATTTGAGGTTCTAGACACCAGCATCGTTTAGCCCTGTCGGCACCACCGAACTTATTTATGTATGCATGTCCAGTGCTACAGCTGCTAAGTTAGCTAGCAGGAGGCCTCGATTATGCTTCAGTAGTtggaaagcttcttttttcgGATACAGTAGCGATGGCATCATGTCTCACCTATCTTTTGTGGCTTTGGCAGTTCAAAGGGAGTACGCATTGAGTGGTTTTATTGGCTGCACTTACGCGGTGGCACATCATAACCACTTACACATTAAACGGATGGATATTGAATATTGAACTGGCCTACCAGATGAATCAAGCGGACGGATCGATCTGAGTAGTAAAAGCTTAGCATTAACCAAGACCCACGGCAGTGACTCTTCAGGCGAGAGAGACTCGACGGAAAGGTACGGAACGGTACGGTACAGACGGTACTTTAGTAGCTGCTTGTTTCAACTTGACTCCTAATGGAATGGAATGGGATCTTACATGGACCACGGATTGGCCTTGGACCCGCCGCCACGAAAAGCTgtaggcaaggcaaggcaaggcaaggcaagatGCGAAaaaccttaaatataagccaAGCCCAAACCAATGTGCAACACCAAAGAAGTCGATCTCAATGTTTCTCCCCATTGACTACCTCTATCCTATCCTCTCGGGTGATTGACCATGGAGCGAGCAGCAGAGGACAGACACAACAATTCACACTCGGCTCATGAACTGGAGAGGCTTCATACAACCAAGGAAGAGTTCCAGACCCAGCCACATCATGACTACCAACGAGATGAATCGAATCCCCTCTGCAGGTCAgactcaacaccaacgccagGCTCACCACAACAATCCGATAAAACATTACACCATCGAAGACCTAGCAGGGCAGTTGCACTAGAGAAACTTCGAAACCGTCCCAAAAAGCTACGGAAGGCTTTGATCGCCAACATCTTGAGATGGTTCGCTTCGGTGCTGTTTGTCGTCGCCATTTACGTGATATTATGGTACTACTCGAAACTAAATATCATGTCAACAACGACAAAACGAGAATTCAACGCTCTAATTATCGGACTCtcccttggtcttggaatGAGCATCACGATATCTCTAGAGGCGATGGCTGTGGAGATTAGATATTGGATTATCAGTCTCCGAGATTGGCCTGATCGGGAGGTAGGTCAAGCTCAGAAACATCGATTGTAAATGGTCACTAATACCTGGTAGACCGAGTTGATATTGAAAGCAAAAGACTTGACCAAGATCATCCAACTAACTTGGGTATCCAAATCACGTTCACTACGGTCATATGCTGTGGCTTTCATAATACTCAACATTATATCCCAGATTGCTCTAGCGATGCTCGGTCTCGTTTACTCAACAAACACAGCGGACTCGGCTGCAATCCTACACCCTGGCAATGTCACAATACCAGACATGTCCAACATCGTCACAAACAGAGTTCTCGCAAACAAGTCGCAAAACAACTCACAGGCGCTCGGTGCCTTACGATACACTGCAAACAGGTAAACAAAGGTCACCCAGGTTGTCCTTGAATCAACACTGACAAAATGTCTAGTTATGGCACTATCGCCCTTGGAGCGGTCTGGGGAGGCATGGACGATATTCCTAAACCTGGAACACTCTGGGACAACAACGATCCTTTGGCATTCTGCGGCGGAAAATCCTGCACATACGTCTTCCAGGAATCCACTGCACGACCGAAGAACTACGATCTCGTGGTGAGCACCAACCGTAGCGTTGAAGCCACAGGATATTGCCGCAGCTGGAAGGTCGCAAAGGGAGGCAACGGAAACGAGATCACCATCACAATCGACGACGACAAGAAAACACAAGTCAATATAACAGCCATAAACGGTGCCAATCAAACAACATTCATGTTCAACGCCGCGGTACCCCAAGGCCAAACATGGAGCGAAGTCACAGCCTTTGAAGCCTCAAGTTCCCAAGCATGGTTCTACCGCTGCAACGTCAGTATCGGACCTGTCGTCAACGCCATGCGCAAGGAGCACTACATCGGAACCAACATCACATCTCTTGCCACTTCAGCCATAGCACTCCAAGGATACGGAGCTTCTTCACTAGGTCCCACGGATAGCGATCGACAGTTCCAGAGCTATCCTGCCGAGTCGTCGTATGGGCAGCCCATGAACGGGAGCACAGATGACATGGGACAGGTGATGTCAACTTTTGCGATTGGTGTAATAGCCGTTACGGCCCAGTCTGCTGCTGGCATCATAGTTCCGGGGATGCAGCCTCAGAATGGCGTTGTGCTGCAGATTACAAAGTGGATGTatgttcatctcatcttAGGTTTGAGTCTGGGTGTGCAGTTGTTATTGGGTGTTGGTATTGCGATACTGTCCAACTTACCTTCGAGGTAGTGGCTACAACGTTTAAAAGCGTAATGATGTTTGCTTCAGATTCTGGGTATATAGGCAAGCGAATAATGATGATATTTGGACTAATCCTTAAATCCCATTGATCATGTTCTCCGCGTGTATTGACTATCGCAACTAGCAACTCTCTAGTGGCCTATCTGCGTTGAGTAGATATCTGATTGTAACGACACGTCATCTCCATACAACATAAGGGGTCCACGATATGGCTGATCGCAAGTCGAGTCACCACGTAGTCATATTGCCTGGAAGGCATGTGCATGCCATGGTTTGAAGGCCTCACCTTTGATGCCTGAAGTGGAGTAGAAACTCTTTTCCATCAACCAATATTATGTTACTCTAACTTGCGAGCATAATATCCCGTGATGTTTGCCAGATCAAGAGCgtgaaagaagaaatgatATCGAATTCAATAATTGTCCAGTGTAAAACCTGCCTATGCAATCTCATCGCTTTATGCTATATAACTTAACTTCAAGTGCACGCCTGCAAATCAAGAAACTACCAATATTAAAGAACTCCTATCAAACAGACACGCAATTCACTTTTATCGATGTTTTCCGTTTGCAAATCTCACCCTGTTACCATTCACAAGCCGTTGGCGTGGAGAAGGACTGCTACCGACCAGTCGCTCAAGGATCTGAACCACAAAAACCTGAAACACCAAGATGATCAAGCGCAGCAGATGGTCGATGAGGCTTAGACTTGGTACCTTGCCTCGGCTGTATGTTGAATCGGTAAACTCGAATGGGAGCTTCGCGCCCAAGTGTTCTTGGGCCACTTCAAGCCCGCTGCTGAAACCATCCTCGTGGAGACCGTACTTGGTCCATGCGCCGGCATAACTAATACTGCGAGTGTTTTGGATGTGTTTTAGAAGTTTCTGTGCTCGAACGGCGGATGAGTTGTATATAGGCTGCGAGTAGTAATAACGTCCCTGCGTTTTTGCAGGCTTTGGCCTTTGAAACGGGTTCAAAGTAACGAAGACATCGCCGAAGGTATTTCGAGGAATGTGCTGAAGGATGTTCATGTTGTAAGTGAGTGAAACTTGGTTGATATTTCCCTTtcgtgaagatggtgatgacacTGCAAGATAATTCCAGCTGGCCCAGGCCTTCTTACGGCGAGGCATCATATCGAGATCGGAGTGAAGAACGACTTCATTCTGCGACGTCTTGAAGCAGGACATAATGGAGCGCTCTTGCTCACTAGCAGATGACTTGATAATATCGTATGCCTCATCGCCATGTGTGGCGAGAATGACGTGGTCGTACAGAGCTGATGAACCGTTTTCCAGGTGCAGCCTGACTTGACCGTTGCTCTCAGTCGTAACATGCCTGACTGGTGTCTTGAGAAAAAGGTGATTGGGAGGGAATCCCTTCATGACGGCATCGACATATGATTTCGAACCGCCCTCTATTGTCAACCATTGAGGGCGAGCTCTTATTGTGTTTAGTAAATGATGATTCCAACTGAGACATGATTAGTATGGGTTTGTACTGTACAGTGCCACTAGAAATCCGAACTCACAGGAAGCGCACGAATGTCGCTGCGGGGAACTCAAGTGAGCACCTGTCAGGACTCGTGCTCCATATTGATGCAGCCAAAGGAAGCAGATAATCGTCTCTAAAGGCATTGGAGTAGCCTTCGAGCTCCAGGTATTGCCCAATTGTGATGTCTGTGCAGGTACAGTTTGTCGCTTTATTCAAAACTTCAATGCTCGATatatcgtcttcgtcatcgctCAAGATATCCAAGGCGAATTGGTTGAAGCGGAAGATGTCGAAAAGCATTCGCCACATTCGCGGTGAGAGTAAATTTCTTCGTTGACAAAATAATGAGGCTGGACTGGAACCTGACCATTCGAAAGCGCCACGATCTCGGGATAGACTGAATGTTAGGTCTGTAGGCGTTGTCTTGACGTTGATCTTATCCAAGAACTTGGTAAAGTTGGCTAAGTGAGAGAAGCTTAGTGAGCTTGAAGCATAACTAACCGTTGAAAGGCGACAAGGACTCACGGTAGGTGGTGGAGTTTAAAACATGGAAACCTGTGTCGACTTTTGTCGAAAACTTTCCCTTTTGAAAATCGACAGTGTTTGTATGACCGCCAAACCTGTCGGAGGCTTCGTAGACGTAGACATCATGATACGTCTTGTTCAAGGCCCATAGAGCACCTATTCCAGCAGAGCCGCTGCCGACAATGGCGACCTTTTTCCTGCGGAAGCGATCAGTCGAGGAGCTCATTGTATCGACTGTCGGTACAGGCAGGCGGACAATAGAGAAGGGAAAGGTTTGCTGTATTCAAAAGGGTGTACAAGACATATCTATCTTGAATAGAGAGCAGAAACAAGCAGAGACagcaaaagagaaaagcATGTGACAGAGCCAAGCCCAATACTCCAGTTCAGGCAATGATCAATTCATGATTGGACAAATAGCGGTATCGGTATTGGTAGGTATTGGTCTCGCAGCCACAGACACAGACGGTGTGAGTTGTCGAAGCTGATTTGATGACGAGGCAATGGAATAGATTTTGGGGGGGTTGGACAACGGAAGCAATAGTGGAGGTCAGTCACCATGACGAGACAAGGACTTACATGTGCTGTGGCTCCAGCATGCTTTAGCGAGCAGCGGATACAGTATCCGAGATGTGCTAATAGATAAGAAGAGACGGGACGGACGGACAGACAGATTAGAGTTAGTAGCAGTGCCTTGcttctgttctgttctgtttTCAAAGAGAGACAGTGGCTTTTGGGGATCTACAATATGAGAGTTTGGTTTGCGGACGGAGGGTGGGAAGTCAGCGGGAGATGAATGGTCGAGCTTCTATTTTTGCTGGGGGTTCCGAGAATGACATCGATGATTATCCCGTCCCAACATTGAGCTTATGACCCACTAACTAACACGGACGGAGCTCGAAAACGAAGTTGACTCgcgactcgactcgactcggTACAGACCTTGTAAAAGGACCTTGCAAGCTTGGCTGCTGAACTGTCAGCTGGAGCTAGGACAGCTGGCAATGGATCCCAATACCTAGGTTATCAATGGCATTATCCGATAGCTCAGGTGGGTGGTTCATGCTATGCTCCTGTGGCTGCACTGTAACCTCGCGGGATATGCAGCATGCCACATCTTGATCAATATCGTGGATGTGGCTTGGCTGAAATGCCGTTTCAGGGTTTTCCCCCCATCAGTAGCCTCAAGATCTGAAAATCTCAACGCATAAGAAAACTCTACACCACGCCGAGTCCGGCAGGATAATAGCTGATCTGGAACATCATTTTCACATGCAAAACATTCAAGACCGCTCTTTCATTATGCAATCTTTCATCAGAGACCTCAAAGTATGGTATGTCGAACACTCAACGGGACTGGTAAACGGTAATTCGAGTCACCAATTCTTAAAAGCGCCGTGCAGGATAAACCCGCCTTCGTCTGCCCAGTTTGTTTCAACCCGACGCCATTGACCGAGGTCGTGGCGCTGAGCCGCTTTTTCTTCGCAATCCGGGGTATTCAACTTTCtatgaagagaaaaaaagaagaaaagcccAAATTTGCGTCGCCAAATCTCGGTGATATACTGACCCAGATTCAATCGTGCACAGACCACCATATCACGTGCACCATGGCGTGCTGCGTTCATTGGTCACTTGGCCTCTCATACGCAAACGACCAGGCGCTCAGCACTCGGCCTGCCGGACCTGGAACGCTGACGAGAACGTCAAACCATCAACCACTCAGATCCAACATCACCCGAATATTGCGCGTTCGACACGAATTCAACTACATCCCCCCAAAAATACTGTAATTTGGCGTCCGACTCCTATCACGACCGAAATTAGTCGCACTTGCAATCCCATCCCCTCGATCTCTTGTCATTCTCCAGCCTCCTTTCACGATGTCGAACCCTCTCGATACCGATGCTGGCTCTGAGCTCTTCAGCTCATACGAGGCTGAGTTCAAGCTCATCCAAGCCGACCTGAACCAAAAGCTGGACCAGATTCCCGAACTGGCTGGTGAGCCTCGAAAGGCCGCTATCAGCCAAGCCGAGCGGGCGCTGGAGGAACTTGATGAGCAGGTAGGTCTATCTGGTGTCCAACATCGCCACCAGTACTCAGGTCCATGCTAACTCTTTCGCCGTTCAGCTCAGCGCAATGCGCCTGGAAAAGCAAAATATTCCTACCAGCTCTCGCACCAAGGTCAATCAGCGATTCCGAAACTACGAATCAGACACAGATGCCGCTCGTCGCAAGTTGACCACTCTCTCTTCGGATCGTTCAGCTCTCTTCGGATCGCGATACACAGACGACCCCGCTGGCTCATCAGATATTCACATGGAGCAGC is part of the Fusarium fujikuroi IMI 58289 draft genome, chromosome FFUJ_chr07 genome and encodes:
- a CDS encoding related to VTI1-v-SNARE: involved in Golgi retrograde protein traffic, with the protein product MSNPLDTDAGSELFSSYEAEFKLIQADLNQKLDQIPELAGEPRKAAISQAERALEELDEQLSAMRLEKQNIPTSSRTKVNQRFRNYESDTDAARRKLTTLSSDRSALFGSRYTDDPAGSSDIHMEQRQQLLSGTDRLDRSTQRLKASQALANETEAIGAGTLADLNRQRETIEHTRGIMLESEGYVDRSVKTLRGMARRMATNRIITISIITVLVILIIAVIFSKFR
- a CDS encoding probable ribosomal protein L26 translates to MVKVSTNVSSSRRKSRAAHFKAPSDQRRVIMSAPLSKELREKYNVRSIPIRKDDEVTIVRGSNKGREGKITSVYRLKYVVHIERITRDKANGQSVPLGIHPSNVVITKLKLDKDREDILARSKVGRELAANNKVTA
- a CDS encoding probable cytochrome-c oxidase assembly protein (COX11), with the protein product MNVAPRLARSSARAASSQWSCFFCQNARPKLQRNAFNFARNASNNARTGQPYTPTMDEIRAHYSKKNRTVAYYVLSTILGFVTLTYGSVPLYKMICQTTGWGGQPIRAHGGPGSGDEGDLASRLVPVKDAKRIKVTFSASVSDVLPWKFVPQQREVRVLPGETALAFYKATNKSDQDIIGVATYSVTPAQCAPYFSKIQCFCFEEQRLNAGETVDMPVFFYLDPDLLNDMNMKGVETVTLSYTFFKARYDNNGRFQRPMSA